One part of the Helicobacter cetorum MIT 99-5656 genome encodes these proteins:
- a CDS encoding sulfite exporter TauE/SafE family protein: MGIYGLYVAIGLFTGILSGIFGIGGGMVIVPVMLIMGHSFEEAVGISILQMLFSSLVGSILNFKKKTLDFYSGLFVGVGGLVGASFSGLILKIVPTQILMIIFAFLVLYSIIQFILKPKYQNSKLCVQRYYFQGLKLILIGMLTGSFAITLGIGGGILMVPLMHRFLGYDSKKCVALGLFFVLFSSISGTLSLMHHQIIHKEILWVGAIVGLGSLAGVSVGIKLILGLLSEKMHKRLILVVYSFSLLITLYKIF; encoded by the coding sequence ATGGGTATTTATGGATTGTATGTAGCTATTGGGCTGTTTACAGGTATTTTGTCAGGCATTTTTGGTATTGGTGGGGGCATGGTCATTGTGCCTGTTATGCTTATTATGGGGCATTCTTTTGAAGAAGCGGTCGGTATTTCAATTTTACAAATGCTCTTTTCATCTCTTGTTGGCTCTATTTTGAATTTCAAAAAAAAGACGCTTGATTTTTATTCAGGCTTGTTTGTGGGGGTAGGGGGGTTAGTGGGTGCTAGTTTTAGCGGACTGATTTTAAAAATAGTGCCAACTCAAATTTTAATGATAATTTTTGCTTTTTTAGTGCTGTATTCTATCATTCAGTTTATTTTGAAACCAAAATATCAAAATTCTAAGCTTTGTGTCCAACGCTACTATTTTCAAGGTTTAAAACTGATTCTTATTGGCATGCTTACAGGGTCGTTTGCTATTACCCTAGGAATTGGTGGGGGGATACTGATGGTGCCTTTAATGCATCGTTTTTTAGGCTATGACTCTAAAAAGTGCGTGGCATTAGGATTGTTTTTTGTATTGTTTTCTTCCATTTCTGGGACATTATCCTTAATGCACCATCAAATTATCCATAAAGAAATTTTATGGGTAGGGGCTATAGTGGGTTTAGGCTCGTTGGCTGGGGTGAGTGTCGGTATCAAGCTCATTCTAGGACTTTTGAGCGAAAAAATGCACAAGCGATTGATTTTGGTAGTTTATAGTTTTTCGTTGTTAATAACTTTATATAAAATTTTCTAA
- a CDS encoding class I SAM-dependent DNA methyltransferase: MELVVSIKNQLADMFRASKINKQINVPFIGACLLCMQYGIDVDTTSTKTIIRSIQMGLETIIDNKQPLTRKQKKEFLKTTLGDPTLNKAKDTDLQDILREINTIYHFINTSYKDALGHDIMSNFLRIFRRWNSVDANEKGEVFTPEHIADLMYDLAECSCENFILDPACGSGTFLITAMNRMFKEVKNIPNGDELAKDIKQNQLIGIEVNDFNATLAGLNVMLHGDGASYIYNEDCFKKLKTLINIYDRVLMNPPFALSNEKELEFVLETLKYLKNGGVLASILPKTCLKGKDSKELLDECLKISDLKMVVSLPSDLFQPNAGECTAIAIFHKTEKFHNSKTLLIDCSDDGFKLKDSNRECSPFWSQIRHEVLEAAKGNYDELRAIEVEIKSSDEILFEAFSLHRPLDISKDTFQKYLKEKIASSILCNEALKENDFKLISNLKESEYKRFKINDLLVKISNGCEKKSIERTLENKFIQGVPLVIAKKDNNGIGGLVEKPSVIFKDKFCIVTKGNGGGGKTFYLEKEFCATTLIMVCDLRESYSSMDKFAKFYLSVVVSERLFKTVSEGRTINEVPIIEVKLPIREDGNLNVEFMSDFIKQFEMARFL; encoded by the coding sequence ATGGAACTCGTTGTATCTATAAAAAACCAATTAGCAGACATGTTTAGGGCTTCAAAGATTAACAAGCAAATTAATGTGCCTTTCATAGGGGCTTGTTTATTGTGTATGCAATATGGTATAGATGTAGATACCACTTCCACAAAAACCATTATTCGCTCTATACAAATGGGTTTAGAAACGATTATAGATAACAAGCAACCATTAACACGAAAACAAAAGAAAGAATTTTTAAAAACCACGCTAGGAGACCCTACTTTAAATAAGGCTAAGGATACAGATTTACAAGATATTCTTAGAGAGATTAACACGATTTATCATTTTATCAACACTTCTTATAAAGATGCGTTAGGGCATGATATTATGAGTAACTTCCTAAGGATTTTTAGGCGGTGGAACTCTGTTGATGCAAATGAAAAGGGTGAGGTTTTTACGCCTGAACATATCGCTGATTTAATGTATGATTTGGCAGAATGTAGTTGTGAAAACTTTATTTTAGACCCTGCATGTGGGAGTGGGACTTTTTTAATCACGGCAATGAATCGCATGTTTAAAGAAGTTAAAAATATTCCTAATGGTGATGAATTAGCCAAAGATATAAAACAAAATCAACTTATTGGTATAGAAGTCAATGATTTTAACGCTACTTTAGCAGGGCTTAATGTGATGTTGCATGGTGATGGGGCAAGTTATATTTATAATGAGGATTGCTTTAAAAAGCTTAAAACTCTTATCAATATTTATGATAGAGTGCTAATGAATCCGCCTTTTGCTCTAAGCAACGAGAAAGAGCTAGAGTTTGTCCTAGAAACTTTAAAATATCTAAAAAATGGTGGGGTATTAGCTAGTATCTTGCCTAAGACTTGTTTAAAAGGTAAGGATAGTAAGGAGTTATTAGATGAATGTTTAAAAATAAGCGATTTAAAAATGGTAGTCTCTTTGCCAAGCGATTTATTCCAGCCTAATGCTGGTGAATGCACGGCAATTGCTATTTTTCATAAAACCGAAAAGTTCCACAACTCTAAAACCTTATTGATAGATTGTAGTGATGATGGCTTTAAGCTTAAAGATAGCAATAGAGAATGTAGTCCTTTTTGGTCTCAAATTAGGCATGAAGTTTTAGAAGCAGCTAAAGGGAATTATGACGAATTAAGAGCGATTGAAGTAGAAATTAAATCTAGCGATGAGATTTTATTTGAAGCGTTTAGTTTGCACAGACCTTTAGATATTTCTAAAGATACCTTTCAAAAATATTTGAAAGAAAAAATAGCCAGCTCAATTCTTTGTAATGAAGCTTTAAAAGAAAATGATTTTAAGCTAATCTCAAATTTAAAAGAAAGCGAATATAAACGCTTTAAAATTAATGATTTACTTGTAAAAATTAGTAATGGCTGTGAGAAAAAATCCATTGAGCGGACGCTAGAAAACAAATTTATTCAAGGTGTGCCGTTAGTAATTGCCAAAAAAGATAATAACGGCATTGGGGGGCTTGTTGAAAAACCAAGCGTTATATTTAAGGATAAGTTTTGCATTGTTACAAAAGGCAATGGGGGTGGGGGCAAGACTTTTTATTTAGAAAAAGAATTTTGTGCGACAACATTGATAATGGTTTGTGATTTAAGAGAGTCTTATTCTTCTATGGATAAATTTGCAAAATTTTATTTAAGTGTAGTGGTTAGCGAGCGTTTATTTAAAACCGTTAGTGAGGGTCGCACTATTAATGAAGTTCCTATCATTGAAGTTAAACTTCCTATTAGAGAAGATGGCAACCTAAATGTGGAATTCATGAGTGATTTTATTAAGCAATTTGAAATGGCTAGGTTTTTGTAA
- the xerH gene encoding tyrosine recombinase XerH, producing MKHPLEELQDPIENLLLWIARFLRYKCTSLSNSQVKDQNKVFECLNEFHQVHNLECLEKICKKARNAGLLGINTYARPLFKFYEYATKLSLESLKSIDEVMLAEFLSVYTGGLSLATKKNYRIALLGLFGYIDKNNQDANEKSYIYNITLKNISGMSQSSGNKLPTHLNNEELDKFLESIDKIEMSAKVRARNRLLIKIIVFTGIRSSEALGLKIKDFTLENGCYTIAIKGKGDKYRVVMLKAFHIESLLKEWLAERELYPIKDDLLFCNQKGTALTQAYLYKQVERIINFAGLRREKNGAHMLRHSFATLLYQKRHDLILVQEALGHASLNTSRIYTHFDKERLEEAASIWERS from the coding sequence ATGAAACACCCCCTAGAAGAGCTACAAGACCCTATAGAGAACCTTTTGCTATGGATAGCTCGCTTTTTGCGTTACAAATGCACGAGCTTGTCTAATTCCCAAGTCAAAGACCAAAACAAGGTTTTTGAATGCCTAAACGAATTTCATCAAGTGCATAACTTAGAATGCTTAGAAAAAATTTGCAAAAAAGCTCGTAACGCTGGATTACTAGGTATCAACACCTATGCTAGACCATTATTTAAATTCTACGAATATGCCACAAAACTTTCTTTAGAATCGCTTAAAAGCATAGATGAAGTCATGCTCGCTGAATTTTTGAGTGTTTATACAGGAGGTTTGAGTTTAGCTACTAAAAAGAATTATAGGATTGCTTTGTTAGGACTTTTTGGTTATATAGATAAAAACAATCAAGATGCAAATGAAAAATCTTATATTTATAATATCACGCTTAAAAATATCAGTGGTATGAGTCAAAGCTCAGGCAATAAGCTCCCTACTCATTTAAATAACGAAGAATTAGACAAATTTTTAGAGAGTATTGATAAAATAGAGATGTCAGCAAAAGTGAGAGCTAGAAATCGCCTACTCATTAAAATCATTGTTTTTACAGGCATTCGCTCTAGTGAAGCCTTAGGGCTAAAAATCAAAGATTTTACTTTAGAAAATGGTTGTTATACGATTGCCATTAAAGGTAAGGGGGATAAATACAGGGTTGTCATGCTCAAAGCCTTTCATATTGAGAGCCTTTTAAAAGAATGGTTAGCAGAAAGAGAGCTATACCCTATCAAAGATGATTTATTATTTTGCAATCAAAAAGGCACAGCTTTAACGCAGGCTTATTTGTATAAACAAGTAGAACGCATCATCAATTTTGCAGGACTTAGGCGAGAAAAAAATGGGGCGCATATGCTACGCCACTCTTTTGCGACTTTGCTTTATCAAAAACGCCATGATTTGATTTTAGTTCAAGAAGCTCTTGGGCATGCGAGCTTGAATACGAGTAGGATTTATACGCATTTTGATAAAGAGCGTTTAGAAGAAGCGGCGAGCATTTGGGAAAGGAGTTGA
- a CDS encoding pyridoxal phosphate-dependent aminotransferase: MPYSSKIQSLSESVTIAISTLAKELKAQGKDILSFSAGEPDFDTPQAIKDEAIKALNNGFTKYTPVAGITELLKAIANKLKRENHVDYEPSEILVSNGAKQSLFNAIQALVEEGDEVIIPVPFWVTYPELVKYSGGVSKFIQTSEKNHFKITPKQLEDALSPKTKMLILTTPSNPTGMLYNKAELEALGEVLKNTKVRILSDEIYEKLVYKGEFVSCAAVSEDMKFRTITINGLSKSVAMTGWRMGYAASKDKKLIKLMNNLQSQCTSNINSITQMASIIALEGLVDKEIEMMRQAFQKRCDLAYAKINAISSLNALKPEGAFYLFINIGSLCNGDSMRFCHELLEQEGVALVPGKAFGLEGYVRLSFACSEEQIEQGVERIARFVENLSQKR; this comes from the coding sequence ATGCCATATTCTTCTAAGATACAATCACTTTCTGAGTCTGTTACTATCGCTATTAGCACACTTGCTAAAGAATTGAAGGCACAAGGAAAAGATATTTTGAGTTTTTCAGCGGGCGAGCCGGATTTTGATACCCCACAAGCGATTAAAGATGAAGCCATAAAAGCCCTAAATAATGGCTTCACCAAATACACTCCGGTAGCTGGAATCACTGAATTACTAAAAGCTATCGCTAATAAATTAAAACGAGAAAATCATGTGGATTATGAGCCAAGCGAAATTTTAGTGAGTAATGGGGCTAAACAGAGCTTGTTTAACGCCATTCAGGCGTTAGTAGAAGAAGGCGATGAAGTGATTATTCCTGTGCCTTTTTGGGTAACTTATCCTGAGCTTGTAAAGTATAGTGGGGGAGTGAGCAAATTTATTCAAACTAGTGAAAAAAATCATTTTAAAATTACGCCTAAACAGCTTGAAGATGCTCTAAGCCCTAAAACCAAAATGCTTATTCTTACGACTCCGTCAAATCCTACCGGTATGCTCTACAATAAAGCCGAGTTAGAAGCCTTAGGTGAAGTTCTAAAAAATACCAAAGTGCGGATATTAAGCGATGAGATTTATGAAAAGCTTGTGTATAAAGGTGAGTTTGTTTCCTGTGCAGCAGTCAGTGAAGATATGAAATTCCGCACCATCACCATCAATGGTTTGAGCAAATCAGTAGCCATGACAGGTTGGCGTATGGGTTATGCAGCGAGCAAAGATAAGAAATTAATCAAACTGATGAATAATTTGCAAAGTCAATGCACTTCTAACATCAACTCCATAACGCAAATGGCTTCCATTATTGCTCTTGAAGGCTTGGTGGATAAAGAAATTGAAATGATGCGTCAAGCTTTTCAGAAGCGTTGCGATTTAGCCTACGCCAAAATCAACGCCATTAGCTCTCTAAATGCCTTAAAACCAGAGGGAGCATTTTATCTTTTTATCAATATCGGTAGTCTTTGTAATGGGGATTCTATGCGATTTTGCCATGAGTTGTTAGAACAAGAAGGTGTGGCTTTGGTGCCTGGAAAAGCCTTTGGGTTAGAAGGTTATGTGCGTTTATCCTTTGCATGCTCAGAAGAACAGATTGAACAAGGCGTTGAGCGAATCGCTCGTTTTGTAGAAAATCTATCGCAAAAAAGATAA
- a CDS encoding outer membrane protein — MKKFVVFRALCLSAVLGGNLLAVESNVEKQLDMSKEHKAVKGEKNAWYVGMSYQVGQASESVKNPPKSSHFNYPKFPVGKTDYLAVMQGLGLTIGYKQFFGDKRWFGMRYYVFMDYGHAIFGANALTSDSGGACELNKPCATKVGTMGNVSDMFTYGGGIDTLYNVISKEDVSFGFFLGAQIAGNSWGNTTGGFLETKSPYRHSSASLTPSIFQFLFNVGIRTHIGKHQGFDFGVKIPTINVNYFNRGGLSFTYRRQYALYVGYRYSF, encoded by the coding sequence ATGAAAAAGTTTGTAGTGTTTAGGGCGCTCTGTTTGTCAGCGGTATTAGGTGGCAATTTGTTAGCGGTAGAAAGCAATGTAGAAAAGCAACTTGATATGTCAAAAGAGCATAAAGCAGTGAAAGGTGAGAAAAACGCTTGGTATGTAGGAATGAGCTATCAGGTGGGTCAGGCTTCAGAAAGTGTTAAAAACCCCCCTAAAAGTAGCCACTTTAATTACCCTAAGTTTCCTGTAGGAAAAACCGATTATTTAGCTGTTATGCAGGGCTTAGGACTCACTATAGGCTACAAGCAATTTTTTGGGGATAAACGCTGGTTTGGTATGCGTTACTATGTTTTCATGGATTATGGGCATGCGATATTTGGGGCTAATGCTTTGACTTCAGATAGTGGCGGAGCGTGTGAACTCAATAAACCATGTGCCACAAAAGTAGGGACTATGGGTAATGTCTCAGACATGTTCACTTATGGTGGTGGGATTGACACTCTGTATAATGTTATTAGCAAAGAAGATGTGAGTTTTGGCTTCTTTCTTGGGGCTCAGATTGCAGGTAACTCTTGGGGGAATACCACAGGAGGCTTTTTGGAGACCAAAAGTCCTTATAGGCATAGTTCAGCAAGCCTTACTCCTAGCATCTTTCAGTTTCTTTTTAATGTGGGGATTCGCACCCATATCGGTAAGCATCAAGGCTTTGATTTTGGCGTGAAGATTCCTACCATTAATGTCAATTATTTTAATAGGGGTGGTTTGAGTTTCACTTATCGGCGTCAATACGCCCTTTATGTGGGCTATCGCTATAGCTTTTGA
- a CDS encoding (Fe-S)-binding protein, giving the protein MSENIFEKVGETCVKCAKCVPTCTIYRIHKDESTSPRGFLDLMRLNAQNKLKLDTNLKTILETCFLCTACVETCPFHLPIDTLIEKAREKIAQKYGIAWYKKSYFSLLKNRQRMDRVFSIAHFLAPCAFKQSGDSLEPRMAFKSLFKRFNKSTLPPLNKKSFLQTHSKPKPLENPIQKVAIFIGCLSNYHYQQVGESLLYILERLNIQAIIPKQECCGVPAFFTGDKDTTLFLAKKNIELFESYLEEVNAIIVPEATCASMLIRDYPKLFLEQKDEKEYLKRLEKITPKIYLSSVFLDKFTPLKSLLEKTPKRKQESITYHDPCHARKTLKAYQEVRNLLSTHYEIKEMQDNEKCCGFGGISLQTNHSKLSSKAGLLRAKDINSTQAKIVSAECGACHMQLNNALKTLDKNKSPQFLHPLELIAKALKETSNP; this is encoded by the coding sequence ATGAGCGAGAATATTTTTGAAAAAGTAGGGGAGACTTGTGTTAAATGCGCTAAGTGTGTGCCAACTTGCACCATTTATCGCATTCATAAAGATGAAAGCACTTCGCCTAGGGGCTTTTTGGATTTAATGCGATTAAACGCTCAAAATAAGCTTAAATTAGACACTAACCTAAAAACCATTTTAGAAACTTGTTTTTTATGCACCGCTTGTGTAGAAACTTGCCCCTTTCATCTACCCATAGATACCCTAATAGAAAAAGCTAGAGAAAAAATCGCTCAAAAATATGGCATTGCTTGGTATAAAAAATCTTATTTTTCACTCTTAAAAAACAGACAAAGAATGGATAGGGTGTTTTCTATAGCACATTTTTTAGCCCCTTGTGCGTTTAAGCAGTCAGGGGATAGCCTAGAACCTAGAATGGCGTTTAAAAGCTTATTCAAACGCTTTAATAAAAGCACACTTCCCCCCTTAAACAAAAAAAGTTTTTTACAAACGCACTCAAAACCCAAGCCTTTAGAAAATCCCATTCAAAAAGTAGCGATTTTTATCGGTTGCTTGAGTAATTACCACTACCAACAAGTTGGCGAGAGTTTGCTCTATATTTTAGAAAGGCTTAACATTCAAGCCATTATTCCTAAGCAAGAATGCTGTGGGGTTCCGGCGTTTTTTACCGGCGATAAAGATACCACGCTTTTTTTAGCTAAAAAAAACATTGAACTCTTTGAAAGCTATTTAGAAGAAGTCAATGCCATTATCGTGCCTGAAGCTACATGTGCGAGCATGCTTATTAGAGATTATCCTAAACTCTTTTTGGAGCAAAAAGATGAAAAGGAGTATTTAAAGCGTTTAGAAAAAATCACGCCTAAGATTTATCTCTCAAGCGTGTTTTTAGATAAATTCACGCCATTAAAAAGTCTTTTAGAAAAAACCCCAAAAAGAAAGCAAGAGAGCATTACCTATCATGACCCATGCCATGCGAGAAAAACCCTAAAAGCCTATCAAGAAGTGCGAAACTTATTAAGCACTCATTATGAAATCAAGGAAATGCAAGATAATGAAAAATGCTGTGGCTTTGGGGGGATTAGCTTGCAAACCAATCATTCAAAATTATCTTCAAAAGCGGGACTTCTTAGGGCTAAAGACATTAATAGCACTCAAGCTAAGATTGTGAGTGCAGAATGTGGGGCATGTCATATGCAACTTAATAACGCCCTAAAAACTTTAGATAAAAATAAAAGCCCGCAGTTTTTACACCCCCTAGAATTAATCGCTAAAGCCCTAAAAGAGACAAGCAACCCTTAA
- the hemN gene encoding oxygen-independent coproporphyrinogen III oxidase, protein MESIDFEKFSKYSKPGPRYTSYPTAVEFKEGFNEESLKTAFFCHDNLKNPMPLSLYTHLPFCRSACYFCACSVIYTSLEDKKTRYISYLKKELSLLKNAMNTNREVAQFHYGGGTPTFFSPIQLDEITESIQEVFPNFSKDIEMSCEIDPRHFTKEHMQTLSQKGFNRLSFGVQDFEFEVQKAIHRIQPFEMVQNAVKLARDYGIKSINFDLIYGLPNQTKESFLKTLELVLELNPDRLAVFNYAHVPWVKKTMRKIDETLLPSPKTKLEILEALIRFLEKANYKMIGMDHFAKSDNELYLALQKSELRRNFQGYTTKKFTQTIGIGLTSIGEGGDYYTQNYKDMQDYEKALDLGHLPVERGVALTKEDVLRKEVIMQMMSNLKLDYSKIEEKFHIDFKTHFEKELEKLKPYEEVGLLCFDSKGFEMTRTGGMLVRNIAMEFDAYLRGGEEQFSKTL, encoded by the coding sequence ATGGAAAGTATTGATTTTGAAAAGTTTTCTAAATACTCAAAGCCAGGACCTAGATATACAAGCTATCCTACCGCCGTGGAGTTTAAAGAAGGTTTTAATGAAGAGAGTTTAAAAACGGCGTTTTTTTGCCATGACAATCTTAAAAATCCCATGCCACTATCACTTTATACGCATTTACCCTTTTGTAGGAGTGCGTGCTATTTTTGTGCATGCTCAGTCATTTATACAAGCCTAGAAGACAAGAAAACTCGCTATATTAGCTATCTTAAAAAAGAATTAAGCCTTTTAAAAAACGCTATGAATACGAATAGGGAAGTCGCACAATTCCATTATGGCGGTGGCACACCGACCTTTTTCTCACCCATTCAATTAGATGAGATTACAGAAAGCATTCAAGAAGTTTTTCCTAACTTTAGCAAAGATATTGAGATGAGTTGCGAGATTGACCCTAGGCATTTTACTAAAGAGCATATGCAAACCTTATCTCAAAAGGGGTTTAATCGCCTAAGCTTTGGGGTGCAAGATTTTGAATTTGAAGTCCAAAAAGCAATCCATCGTATCCAACCTTTTGAAATGGTGCAAAACGCTGTGAAACTCGCTAGAGATTATGGCATTAAATCCATTAATTTTGATTTGATTTATGGCTTACCTAATCAAACCAAAGAGAGCTTTTTAAAAACTTTAGAATTAGTTTTAGAGTTAAACCCCGATAGATTAGCGGTGTTTAACTACGCCCATGTGCCTTGGGTTAAAAAAACGATGCGTAAAATTGATGAAACCTTATTACCAAGCCCTAAAACTAAGCTAGAGATTTTGGAAGCTTTGATTAGGTTTTTGGAAAAGGCAAATTACAAAATGATAGGCATGGACCATTTTGCAAAAAGCGATAATGAATTGTATTTAGCCCTTCAAAAATCAGAGTTACGGCGTAATTTTCAAGGCTATACCACTAAGAAGTTCACTCAGACCATTGGCATTGGACTTACAAGCATTGGTGAAGGGGGCGATTATTACACGCAAAACTATAAAGACATGCAAGATTATGAAAAAGCCCTTGATTTAGGGCATTTACCGGTAGAAAGGGGGGTGGCACTCACCAAAGAAGATGTGCTAAGAAAAGAAGTGATTATGCAAATGATGAGTAATTTAAAATTAGATTATTCTAAGATTGAAGAGAAATTTCATATTGATTTTAAAACACATTTTGAGAAAGAACTAGAAAAATTAAAGCCTTATGAAGAAGTGGGCTTACTCTGTTTTGATTCTAAGGGGTTTGAGATGACAAGAACCGGTGGCATGCTTGTAAGAAATATTGCTATGGAATTTGATGCTTATTTGCGTGGGGGAGAAGAGCAATTCAGCAAAACCCTATGA
- a CDS encoding DUF2603 domain-containing protein → MEKLPKKQNLSKFTSQKLINSLKTQKNKALLKKISPNEMLLELEKGAFKNNEAYFISDEENKNYVLVPDNVISIMADNAKKAFEARLRAELERDIITQAPIDFEDVREVSLQLLENLRQKDGNLPNINTLNFVKQIKKEHPNLFFNFDNMFKQPNLNESNFDNSDEESF, encoded by the coding sequence GTGGAAAAATTACCTAAAAAACAAAATCTATCAAAATTCACTTCGCAAAAACTCATTAATAGTCTCAAAACACAAAAAAATAAAGCCTTGCTTAAAAAAATCAGCCCTAATGAAATGCTTCTAGAGTTAGAAAAAGGGGCGTTTAAAAATAATGAAGCCTACTTTATTTCTGATGAAGAGAATAAAAATTATGTTTTAGTGCCAGATAATGTGATTAGCATTATGGCAGATAACGCTAAAAAAGCGTTTGAAGCAAGGCTTAGAGCGGAATTAGAAAGAGATATTATCACCCAAGCACCTATTGATTTTGAAGATGTGCGTGAGGTTTCATTGCAATTATTAGAAAATTTACGCCAAAAAGATGGGAATTTGCCCAATATTAACACGCTAAATTTTGTCAAGCAGATTAAAAAAGAACACCCTAATTTATTTTTTAACTTTGATAATATGTTTAAACAACCTAATCTCAATGAAAGTAATTTTGACAATAGCGATGAGGAAAGTTTTTAA
- the aroC gene encoding chorismate synthase, producing the protein MNTLGHYLRLTTFGESHGAIIGGVLDGMPSGIKIDVEWLENEMKRRQGGRNAFTTPRKEDDKVEIISGVFENFSTGTPIGFLIHNKRPRSKDYENIKNLFRPSHADFTYFHKYGIRDFRGGGRSSARESAIRVAAGAFAKMLLKEIGIVCESGIVEIGGIKAKKYDFDHALKSEIFALDKNQEIAQKEIIQNAKKNHDSIGGVALIKARSVKKNHKLPIGLGEGLYAKLDAEIARVMMGLNGVKAVEIGKGIESSQLKGSEYNDLINKKGFLSNHSGGILGGMSNGEEIIIKVYFKPTPSIFKPQQTIDIHNNECECLLEGRHDPCIAIRGSVVCESLLALVLADMALLNLGSKIEHLKTIYNEN; encoded by the coding sequence GTGAATACCTTAGGGCATTATTTAAGGCTCACTACCTTTGGAGAATCGCATGGGGCTATAATAGGGGGAGTATTAGATGGCATGCCTAGTGGGATTAAGATTGATGTTGAATGGTTAGAAAATGAAATGAAACGCCGTCAAGGGGGGCGTAACGCTTTCACTACGCCACGAAAAGAAGATGATAAAGTAGAAATAATAAGTGGGGTTTTTGAAAATTTTAGCACCGGCACACCTATAGGGTTTTTAATCCATAATAAAAGGCCTAGAAGCAAGGATTATGAAAACATTAAAAACCTTTTTAGACCCAGCCATGCAGATTTTACTTATTTTCACAAATATGGCATAAGGGATTTTAGGGGTGGGGGAAGAAGTTCAGCCAGAGAGAGTGCTATAAGAGTGGCAGCAGGGGCGTTTGCTAAAATGCTTTTAAAAGAAATCGGCATTGTTTGTGAAAGTGGGATTGTTGAAATAGGGGGCATTAAAGCAAAAAAATATGATTTTGACCACGCTTTAAAAAGTGAAATTTTTGCCCTAGATAAAAACCAAGAGATAGCCCAAAAAGAAATCATTCAAAACGCCAAAAAAAATCATGATAGCATTGGGGGAGTGGCTCTCATTAAAGCTAGAAGTGTGAAAAAAAATCACAAACTTCCTATTGGTCTTGGCGAAGGATTATACGCTAAATTAGACGCTGAAATCGCTAGAGTGATGATGGGGCTTAATGGGGTTAAAGCTGTAGAAATTGGTAAAGGTATAGAAAGTTCTCAATTAAAAGGCTCAGAATATAATGATTTAATTAATAAAAAGGGTTTTTTGAGTAATCATAGTGGGGGGATTTTAGGGGGAATGAGTAATGGAGAAGAAATTATTATCAAGGTGTATTTTAAACCCACACCAAGCATTTTTAAACCCCAGCAAACTATAGATATTCATAATAATGAATGCGAATGCCTTTTAGAAGGTAGGCATGACCCTTGTATTGCTATTAGGGGTAGTGTGGTGTGTGAAAGCTTGCTTGCTTTAGTGTTAGCAGATATGGCATTACTCAATTTAGGCTCAAAAATAGAGCATCTAAAAACGATTTATAATGAGAATTAA
- the rnc gene encoding ribonuclease III, whose product MKEKHLKHANNPYETLERALGYSFKDKRLLEQALTHKSCRLALNNERLEFLGDAVLDLIVGELLYHKFYQYNEGKLSKLRASIVSEQGFTKLAKAISLHDYLRVSTSEEVSKGREKPSILSSAFEALMAGVYLEAGLDKTRKITERLLNRAYKRLDLEYLFADYKTALQELTQAKFGVIPKYELLKESGPDHHKEFEIALFINNTIYAKAKGKSKKEAEQQCALQGLNKLKEQE is encoded by the coding sequence ATGAAAGAAAAACACCTTAAGCATGCGAACAATCCTTATGAAACTTTAGAAAGAGCGTTAGGATACTCTTTTAAAGACAAGCGTTTGTTAGAACAGGCTCTAACGCATAAATCTTGTAGGCTTGCTCTGAATAATGAACGCTTAGAATTTTTAGGCGATGCGGTGCTAGATTTGATTGTAGGCGAATTGCTATACCATAAATTTTATCAATACAATGAAGGAAAGCTCTCCAAATTAAGGGCTTCTATAGTGAGCGAACAGGGTTTTACCAAACTTGCAAAAGCCATTTCTTTACATGATTATTTGCGTGTGTCAACTTCAGAAGAAGTTTCTAAAGGAAGGGAAAAGCCATCCATTTTATCAAGTGCTTTTGAGGCCTTAATGGCTGGAGTGTATTTGGAAGCCGGATTAGATAAAACACGCAAAATTACAGAGAGATTGCTCAATCGTGCATATAAACGCCTAGATTTAGAATATTTATTTGCTGATTACAAGACTGCCTTACAAGAACTTACACAGGCGAAATTTGGAGTTATTCCTAAATACGAATTGCTTAAAGAGAGTGGGCCAGACCATCATAAAGAATTTGAAATAGCTCTTTTTATCAACAATACTATCTATGCTAAAGCTAAGGGCAAGAGCAAAAAAGAAGCCGAGCAACAATGTGCTTTACAAGGACTTAACAAACTCAAGGAACAAGAGTGA